TGCACCTTTACACagtcaaatattttacattatttatctTAGCAGGACCCCCGGTCTAAATTTTTCAAGGCTCTGACAACATTATACTAGGTTGTAGTCTTCAGAAGGAgttccactttcttttatgtccAGATGAAGAAGTCTGTTTAATTTTTGTCCTTATTTTTCCAATTTACTTTGGGTTTGTTACAAAAATAACCGATGTACTTACTGTTAAACCACATTAGCCTAATCAGCAAAATCTATGCATTATTGGTGTTTCTGTGCAAATGACAAACATTTGTCCGTATAACAATATGAAAACACCAGTGCGAATGAAAacgttttgaaatgaaaatggtattttcaaatttttcaatGTTAGTGTGGACTAAGCCTCAGTAATACCAAAAATACATAGAGAAGAGGTTTTAAGAATGGTAGTTTCACATTTAGTCTTcttattgtaattttaattataGGTTTCTAGTATTTTTGATTTAAATAGATATAAAATACTGCAATTATGTACTGTAAGTAAGGGTGATGGGATAAAACCTCATGGAAAAGTTAAATTTATCATTACTAAGAAAGTATTAGTATTAAGAAAGAAACAGCAGTTGTGAGATTACACTTCTTcaatacattttagaaatatttctatttgttttcttcataggacatacatttgtttttaagaaaTTTAATATGCAGTAAAAAGTTCATTATAATACTAAACAGCCACAATGGAGGAATCCTTTTCAGTATGACTGACTGAATACTATTAAGAGTACTGCATAAGAAGTAAGACAATCTGCCTTGACTGACTTCTGGTGTCTTGCTGTCCATTCATTTCTatagtctcaaaaaaatgatcaataaagtatacaaaaaatattcattGGTGTTATAATAACAATTTTATTAAGACTAAATGCATACAAGCAATTGCGTATATGTTTTAGAAAGAAATATTCTTATGTGGCATAGGGATATGCATTTTTCTGATATACAATTAAACAGCCAGCTTTCActtaatttattataaagtgctctcaaaaaatgaaaagacaaaataacaataatgatgttTTACCCTTTTTCTGTGTATAACAAATGTAAGATGAATAAGAATTTGTCTTTTAACTTCAAATAAattatgatatacagtagaaAATGCACAACATGGACAGGGATTGTTCCATATACAGCGGAATTAAAATCTACTGATGTGTgaatcaaatttcaaaagaaacacactgtaaaaatacattaactgtatatgtacatataatatgcttaaagctgtttttagttttgtaataTGATTCCCAAAAAAGTATAGTACTTCTACTTTTGGCAGTATATACAGAATACAAATATTGCAGCTGAAAACTGAACTCTTTTTATATTGAAATAAGCCATTTTTTATGCACTAAAAACGTATTATATTTGATCAAAAAGGCACTTTGATCCAGAAATCATTACATTCACCATTGGCCTATCCAATACACTTAATATCTACAGGTATAACTGTAATTCAATTATTTTGGAACTGCAAAAATAAGGCTTGTTTATCCACttctttaatttgcttaaaactgtctagattaaatatataatacatcTATAAATCTCTGAAAATTGTCTCTTGCTCTCTAAAGTATTTACTGAACATGAAATAACCTTCCCTTAAGTTGACCTAACAAAACGcaagcacaaaaatattttataacttaAAGAAGACAGTCAAGTTAGAGccacaattttatataaataaaaatttaaaagtgcctTTAAACGTTAACAACATCTAAAACTGTAatcagaaaacattatttaatgtaaatttcCATACTTACTAATGGTGGGCATTTCACTACTAACTACAATGACAAATATTTTCATGCAATGCTGTGGCACAGTTCTTAATGTAAACACAGAAGCAAAGCTAGTCTAATGTGTTTAACTTCAGGTAGTTTGCATTTAAAGTGGCTAAGACAGTTTGCATTCTTCTTTACTCTTCCCTTTGGATTTCTTGTTTAATTTGGCTTGTTCCTGCTTACCACTATCCTGCTTATTTTCTGATTCAATTTGTGACAATTCCTCTAGTTCTCCATCCCCATTATCTACCTCAGGAAGAGGTTTGGTGTTATTTGTGTCATTTTCCATCAGTTCAGGAAGAGTTCCACTCTCCTCTTTGCTTGGTGATGTTGCCACATATGCAGTTTCTGTGTTGCTCTGCTGTGAACttcctttgtcatttattttctcTAAGTTTATTTCTCTATCTTTGTCCTGCATCTCAGTTTCATCATTTGATTTAAAAACTGAGCTACTTTCATTTATTTCCACAAATTGCCCAGAAACTTCAGAATTTTCCAAAGTAACTGTTGCCTCATCATCAAATTGAAATGAATCCCCCTCCTCATGTTCATCTTGATCATCTCCCTCAATGCCCATATTAATTTCTTctacattaatatttttatctGCTTTTCCTTCAACAGAGGTATCCTCCTTCATATGTTCTAAATGGCCTATCCCaatcacattttcttcttttaaattaacAGGATCTTTTTCAGATTGGAAAGCTGTCTTTGCTGATGCTGTATCGGATATGATTACTTCATCTTGTGGTTTTCCTGTTTCTGAAAGATTACTGACCTCCTTTGGTTCTGTGCTATAGCATGTTTCACAAACTTCTTTGCTACTGTCAGACAGTGCAATGCTATCTTTAGCTTTATCTCCTTCTCCACCCAAAgtatgaactgaaaaatgtatCTCCTCCTCTGACTTCTCAGAGATATCCATGGAATCACTAAAATAGTCTTTGTACATGTCTGCCGATGGTTTGCtttccaattcttgtttttcGCCACTCTGTACTAACTGATTACTACTTTCAGGATCTAACTTTTCTTCCTCTGCTGGATGGTGCATAACTATCAAGTTTTGCTCTAGATTTTCAAGACTGTCATAGACAGGAAGTATATCTGGTACTCCATCTTCAATTGACccatattttatattgttctgCATATTCATATCATCAGCTTGATGTTTAGCATTTTCCTCATTTGTAAAAGTTTGAACATCCATCTTGCAAGACTCATCAGTGTCAATCTTACACTCTGTTTGCAGCTCTATTGAGGACTCCTTCTCCATACTTAATGAATCCAGTTTCCATTTAATTGGCAAatcattaatattgttatttgatTCTGTGCTTTCTCCTTCTTCATTACTGGTTTGTAATGTAACATCATGCCCTGGAGCTTGTTTATATTTATCAGTAAAGCTACTTAAACTTGCTTCCACTTTGACAATGGCAGGTACTGTAAGGTCACTTACGTTCTCTGACAAACTGAGTTTCTCAATACTTTGTAATGCCTGATTACAGACAGGACTTTCACAGTTAATCACTTTCAAGTGAGACACCGTAACTTCTTGATTCTGCTCAGACATGTTATGGAGGCAACATTTGTCTGAAGATTCATGTAGATTGTGGCACTCTAAATGCTGGTGGtcacttttattttctgtgtcataCATAAACATTTGTTGAGTCATCAGTTCAgactcttgtttttctttttcaactgaACTACCAAAAGCAATACAATCATCCTGGGAAGTGTCTATAATTTTTGATAACTCAACCTCCTTATTCTTTAGTTGTTCATTCATGCTTTGTACATCAACAATTTCTTCTATTGTGTTAGTTTGTGAAATATCCACATTAACTGGTGGCTGATCAGAATGATATCTTTGAAAGTATAAACCATAATTTTCCTTTTCTGCTCTATAAGGCATTTTGAGATCTTCAACATCATCTGGTAAAGTAAGGTTCACATCTTTAGAAGTACATTTTGTCAACAGCTCATTGATACTGTTGGATTCAATTACTTTATCTTTCATCACAGAAGGctcttctttaatattttcttcatccTTTTTATTCACCTCTGAACtcagtttttcttcttctaaATTACTTGCTAAATCACATATCTCCATGGCAATATGTTTAGTTTTAGTCATGACACTCACATTCTCTGCATCATCTTTCAAATCTTCACTGGAATTTTTCTGTTCTTGAACGTAACCACAAGCTACAGGTATATTCAAATCTTCACAGTTTTGaaattcatctttttttatttcactttgttttgaGGGAATACCGTCTTCAGTGTGATCTTTTTTCTCTGTAGGACCACTGACCGATATCAGGATGGCATCTTTCACCACAGCCCTTAACTTAAGATCAGAGGTGGCTTGATTTTCAAATCCTTCCAGTTGTAAATTACTTTGTGAATCATCCACTATACCTGGATCATAGCTGTCACAGACAATGTCTTCATTGACTTTCACTTCTGAACTGTAACTCACAGGACTTGCTTGTTCGCAATTTGGTGACATTTGATTATTGTCTTTAGCATTATTTTTGTCACCTTCTTCACTACTTTGCAAATAATCATCTtctaatattgtttgctgatTTTCAGCTTCCTCGTTATTGGTTACTATAACAAGATTTGTTTTACAGGAAATAGTTTCCTTCATTGCTTGAGCACCATCCTCTTGATCATCACACTCCTGCATAGTCACTTCTGAATAAGCTGACTTTTCTTGATGGGTTTCTCTGTTGGCTTTAccattctttgcatttatttctttacacTGATTGGGATCACCTGCTGCTTTGTAATCTTTTATTTCCATCACAAACTCATTGCAGACAGCTGTGATAATTTCTTTCACAATCTTTTCAGATACCTCTAAAAAGATTTGATGAGATTTTTCAGTCTCTGCTAAATTCTCTCTATTCTCCACAAGTTCTTTAACCTTTGGTTCTTCAAGAAAACAGATTATTTGCTTAGTTTCACACATGGTGTTCACTTTATCCTCTGCAATGCTTAAAGTCAAATCAGCTTGTTCTAGGAGCCGTTTATCTTCATTTTCAGTAGCCACAGTTTTGACAACATTGCTTAAGTCATTGTTATATTTAACATCTGATTCCACAGCCAGATTATCTGAGAAATTATTTCTGTCATCATTTGAGGGTAAAATGGCATTGTCTGCTTTCAATGTAGTTTTATCTTCCAAGCAAACCTTTACAACAATATTTTCTAcagtattgtttaattttaaagcttCAGATTCTATGCTGTCAGCTCCTTGGCTTTGATTTTTACTACTTCTATCTTCTGTGAATCTATCTACTGAATTTTCACTGCCCCTGAGGTCTTcaaaacaaactgaaactaaaggCCCTTCTAAGAGCAGAACTCCTTCTTTGCCACACTCCTGTCCAATGTTTCTGCATTCATCTAGGGTTATGTTTAGATTGGGATCAAGTGATGATAAATTTTCTGTCTTGTTCTGAAAAAACTCTTTTGAGTCTATATTTCTGCCTTCACTTACAtcactattatttttattctgtatgtgGCCAACACTGGAGTTTGATCCACAAAGGTGCACACTCTGACCTACATTTTGAAAGCTATCACTAAATTCATTTGTTGTTACTTTTTCACCAGACACACATTCCTGTTCAAGTCTTAATTCCCTGTCTAAATGTACTCTCTGGTCAGCTTTATCTAATAATTTAAGAGACTTCTCATCGGAAtcttgaattaatttattttcgcACAAGCCTGTGTCTGGAGATGCATTTAAATTAACAGCACCCTGCAAAGAACCTCCACTCACgtttttaaataattcatgtTTGTGCAACTTTTCATTAGTATTCGGCTCATCAATAATATTCtctatttcagattttaatacATCTTGGTAATTTTTGTCACCATCCCCAGTAATTACATTTACTGCATGCATTCTCATTCTATCTTCATTTGCAGAGGATTCATTAAGCAATGAAGTAGACTCTATAACATTTGGAACATAAGAGGGCAAACTATCATTCGTTAGGTCATTTGGGTtaaattcactgtttttaataaatgtgtcttCTGTCTCTGAACATGTAGGTGAAAAACATTTAGTTTGATCTTCTTCCTGATTATCTTCCAAGTCATAACATTTGTCAGTAATGGATATAACAGATGAAGACTCTTCATTCTTAAGCAAATTCTCTTGAGTCTTTT
This portion of the Polypterus senegalus isolate Bchr_013 chromosome 6, ASM1683550v1, whole genome shotgun sequence genome encodes:
- the LOC120531004 gene encoding uncharacterized protein LOC120531004 isoform X10 produces the protein MGTQGTGRKRIPNRERLSGEDDALNQIAREAEARLAAKRAARAEAREIRMKELERQQKEIYQVQKKYYGLDNKWGDIEQWMEDSEKYSRRARRNTSASDDEERMSVGSRGSLRGNHYSSDLYNCSGLSSKPQTSTQNGSRPSMLCSNGLPSRSIRGSLHDDSMFSGTRRFSASSSRAPSEYSGFLGSSSRASSRASSARASPVSFEESDSVAGFLRCAASSSSVLHDLEDVTIPDFSYVEERPERDFVEKGSRSTSTLSAATLASLGGTSSRRGSGDTSISVDTEASIREIKDIHELKDQIQDVESKYMKGLKEVKDSLAEVEEKYRKAMVSNAQLDNEKTNLLFQVDTLKDSLIELEEQLAETRREYEEKSKQYERERHAHSVLQFQFSEMKKTLQQTEELLAEVRQLHLKQESYVREISDLQETIEWKDKKIGALERQKEYADAIRNERDELREEVVMLKDLLKKHGIVPGLEVTTNGEAGSIIIDGPAESETVTMEIQDSAQGSQSPDGVIGKREEVERVDDDKREIMPSPRSEGGTRDSSVDDREMKEESFNKKTQENLLKNEESSSVISITDKCYDLEDNQEEDQTKCFSPTCSETEDTFIKNSEFNPNDLTNDSLPSYVPNVIESTSLLNESSANEDRMRMHAVNVITGDGDKNYQDVLKSEIENIIDEPNTNEKLHKHELFKNVSGGSLQGAVNLNASPDTGLCENKLIQDSDEKSLKLLDKADQRVHLDRELRLEQECVSGEKVTTNEFSDSFQNVGQSVHLCGSNSSVGHIQNKNNSDVSEGRNIDSKEFFQNKTENLSSLDPNLNITLDECRNIGQECGKEGVLLLEGPLVSVCFEDLRGSENSVDRFTEDRSSKNQSQGADSIESEALKLNNTVENIVVKVCLEDKTTLKADNAILPSNDDRNNFSDNLAVESDVKYNNDLSNVVKTVATENEDKRLLEQADLTLSIAEDKVNTMCETKQIICFLEEPKVKELVENRENLAETEKSHQIFLEVSEKIVKEIITAVCNEFVMEIKDYKAAGDPNQCKEINAKNGKANRETHQEKSAYSEVTMQECDDQEDGAQAMKETISCKTNLVIVTNNEEAENQQTILEDDYLQSSEEGDKNNAKDNNQMSPNCEQASPVSYSSEVKVNEDIVCDSYDPGIVDDSQSNLQLEGFENQATSDLKLRAVVKDAILISVSGPTEKKDHTEDGIPSKQSEIKKDEFQNCEDLNIPVACGYVQEQKNSSEDLKDDAENVSVMTKTKHIAMEICDLASNLEEEKLSSEVNKKDEENIKEEPSVMKDKVIESNSINELLTKCTSKDVNLTLPDDVEDLKMPYRAEKENYGLYFQRYHSDQPPVNVDISQTNTIEEIVDVQSMNEQLKNKEVELSKIIDTSQDDCIAFGSSVEKEKQESELMTQQMFMYDTENKSDHQHLECHNLHESSDKCCLHNMSEQNQEVTVSHLKVINCESPVCNQALQSIEKLSLSENVSDLTVPAIVKVEASLSSFTDKYKQAPGHDVTLQTSNEEGESTESNNNINDLPIKWKLDSLSMEKESSIELQTECKIDTDESCKMDVQTFTNEENAKHQADDMNMQNNIKYGSIEDGVPDILPVYDSLENLEQNLIVMHHPAEEEKLDPESSNQLVQSGEKQELESKPSADMYKDYFSDSMDISEKSEEEIHFSVHTLGGEGDKAKDSIALSDSSKEVCETCYSTEPKEVSNLSETGKPQDEVIISDTASAKTAFQSEKDPVNLKEENVIGIGHLEHMKEDTSVEGKADKNINVEEINMGIEGDDQDEHEEGDSFQFDDEATVTLENSEVSGQFVEINESSSVFKSNDETEMQDKDREINLEKINDKGSSQQSNTETAYVATSPSKEESGTLPELMENDTNNTKPLPEVDNGDGELEELSQIESENKQDSGKQEQAKLNKKSKGKSKEECKLS
- the LOC120531004 gene encoding uncharacterized protein LOC120531004 isoform X3; this translates as MGTQGTGRKRIPNRERLSGEDDALNQIAREAEARLAAKRAARAEAREIRMKELERQQKEIYQVQKKYYGLDNKWGDIEQWMEDSEKYSRRARRNTSASDDEERMSVGSRGSLRSDLDSAGAYGGVGLQKEKSMKKSSRSSRAGNHYSSDLYNCSGLSSKPQTSTQNGSRPSMLCSNGLPSRSIRGSLHDDSMFSGTRRFSASSSRAPSEYSGFLGSSSRASSRASSARASPVSFEESDSVAGFLRCAASSSSVLHDLEDVTIPDFSYVEERPERDFVEKGSRSTSTLSAATLASLGGTSSRRGSGDTSISVDTEASIREIKDIHELKDQIQDVESKYMKGLKEVKDSLAEVEEKYRKAMVSNAQLDNEKTNLLFQVDTLKDSLIELEEQLAETRREYEEKSKQYERERHAHSVLQFQFSEMKKTLQQTEELLAEVRQLHLKQESYVREISDLQETIEWKDKKIGALERQKEYADAIRNERDELREEVVMLKDLLKKHGIVPGLEVTTNGEAGSIIIDGPAESETVTMEIQDSAQGSQSPDGVIGKREEVERVDDDKREIMPSPRSEGGTRDSSVDDREMKEESFNKKTQENLLKNEESSSVISITDKCYDLEDNQEEDQTKCFSPTCSETEDTFIKNSEFNPNDLTNDSLPSYVPNVIESTSLLNESSANEDRMRMHAVNVITGDGDKNYQDVLKSEIENIIDEPNTNEKLHKHELFKNVSGGSLQGAVNLNASPDTGLCENKLIQDSDEKSLKLLDKADQRVHLDRELRLEQECVSGEKVTTNEFSDSFQNVGQSVHLCGSNSSVGHIQNKNNSDVSEGRNIDSKEFFQNKTENLSSLDPNLNITLDECRNIGQECGKEGVLLLEGPLVSVCFEDLRGSENSVDRFTEDRSSKNQSQGADSIESEALKLNNTVENIVVKVCLEDKTTLKADNAILPSNDDRNNFSDNLAVESDVKYNNDLSNVVKTVATENEDKRLLEQADLTLSIAEDKVNTMCETKQIICFLEEPKVKELVENRENLAETEKSHQIFLEVSEKIVKEIITAVCNEFVMEIKDYKAAGDPNQCKEINAKNGKANRETHQEKSAYSEVTMQECDDQEDGAQAMKETISCKTNLVIVTNNEEAENQQTILEDDYLQSSEEGDKNNAKDNNQMSPNCEQASPVSYSSEVKVNEDIVCDSYDPGIVDDSQSNLQLEGFENQATSDLKLRAVVKDAILISVSGPTEKKDHTEDGIPSKQSEIKKDEFQNCEDLNIPVACGYVQEQKNSSEDLKDDAENVSVMTKTKHIAMEICDLASNLEEEKLSSEVNKKDEENIKEEPSVMKDKVIESNSINELLTKCTSKDVNLTLPDDVEDLKMPYRAEKENYGLYFQRYHSDQPPVNVDISQTNTIEEIVDVQSMNEQLKNKEVELSKIIDTSQDDCIAFGSSVEKEKQESELMTQQMFMYDTENKSDHQHLECHNLHESSDKCCLHNMSEQNQEVTVSHLKVINCESPVCNQALQSIEKLSLSENVSDLTVPAIVKVEASLSSFTDKYKQAPGHDVTLQTSNEEGESTESNNNINDLPIKWKLDSLSMEKESSIELQTECKIDTDESCKMDVQTFTNEENAKHQADDMNMQNNIKYGSIEDGVPDILPVYDSLENLEQNLIVMHHPAEEEKLDPESSNQLVQSGEKQELESKPSADMYKDYFSDSMDISEKSEEEIHFSVHTLGGEGDKAKDSIALSDSSKEVCETCYSTEPKEVSNLSETGKPQDEVIISDTASAKTAFQSEKDPVNLKEENVIGIGHLEHMKEDTSVEGKADKNINVEEINMGIEGDDQDEHEEGDSFQFDDEATVTLENSEVSGQFVEINESSSVFKSNDETEMQDKDREINLEKINDKGSSQQSNTETAYVATSPSKEESGTLPELMENDTNNTKPLPEVDNGDGELEELSQIESENKQDSGKQEQAKLNKKSKGKSKEECKLS
- the LOC120531004 gene encoding uncharacterized protein LOC120531004 isoform X15, whose amino-acid sequence is MGTQGTGRKRIPNRERLSGEDDALNQIAREAEARLAAKRAARAEAREIRMKELERQQKEIYQVQKKYYGLDNKWGDIEQWMEDSEKYSRRARRNTSASDDEERMSVGSRGSLRSDLDSAGAYGGVGLQKEKSMKKSSRSSRANSRNSDESKQSSRREQLLGNHYSSDLYNCSGLSSKPQTSTQNGSRVEERPERDFVEKGSRSTSTLSAATLASLGGTSSRRGSGDTSISVDTEASIREIKDIHELKDQIQDVESKYMKGLKEVKDSLAEVEEKYRKAMVSNAQLDNEKTNLLFQVDTLKDSLIELEEQLAETRREYEEKSKQYERERHAHSVLQFQFSEMKKTLQQTEELLAEVRQLHLKQESYVREISDLQETIEWKDKKIGALERQKEYADAIRNERDELREEVVMLKDLLKKHGIVPGLEVTTNGEAGSIIIDGPAESETVTMEIQDSAQGSQSPDGVIGKREEVERVDDDKREIMPSPRSEGGTRDSSVDDREMKEESFNKKTQENLLKNEESSSVISITDKCYDLEDNQEEDQTKCFSPTCSETEDTFIKNSEFNPNDLTNDSLPSYVPNVIESTSLLNESSANEDRMRMHAVNVITGDGDKNYQDVLKSEIENIIDEPNTNEKLHKHELFKNVSGGSLQGAVNLNASPDTGLCENKLIQDSDEKSLKLLDKADQRVHLDRELRLEQECVSGEKVTTNEFSDSFQNVGQSVHLCGSNSSVGHIQNKNNSDVSEGRNIDSKEFFQNKTENLSSLDPNLNITLDECRNIGQECGKEGVLLLEGPLVSVCFEDLRGSENSVDRFTEDRSSKNQSQGADSIESEALKLNNTVENIVVKVCLEDKTTLKADNAILPSNDDRNNFSDNLAVESDVKYNNDLSNVVKTVATENEDKRLLEQADLTLSIAEDKVNTMCETKQIICFLEEPKVKELVENRENLAETEKSHQIFLEVSEKIVKEIITAVCNEFVMEIKDYKAAGDPNQCKEINAKNGKANRETHQEKSAYSEVTMQECDDQEDGAQAMKETISCKTNLVIVTNNEEAENQQTILEDDYLQSSEEGDKNNAKDNNQMSPNCEQASPVSYSSEVKVNEDIVCDSYDPGIVDDSQSNLQLEGFENQATSDLKLRAVVKDAILISVSGPTEKKDHTEDGIPSKQSEIKKDEFQNCEDLNIPVACGYVQEQKNSSEDLKDDAENVSVMTKTKHIAMEICDLASNLEEEKLSSEVNKKDEENIKEEPSVMKDKVIESNSINELLTKCTSKDVNLTLPDDVEDLKMPYRAEKENYGLYFQRYHSDQPPVNVDISQTNTIEEIVDVQSMNEQLKNKEVELSKIIDTSQDDCIAFGSSVEKEKQESELMTQQMFMYDTENKSDHQHLECHNLHESSDKCCLHNMSEQNQEVTVSHLKVINCESPVCNQALQSIEKLSLSENVSDLTVPAIVKVEASLSSFTDKYKQAPGHDVTLQTSNEEGESTESNNNINDLPIKWKLDSLSMEKESSIELQTECKIDTDESCKMDVQTFTNEENAKHQADDMNMQNNIKYGSIEDGVPDILPVYDSLENLEQNLIVMHHPAEEEKLDPESSNQLVQSGEKQELESKPSADMYKDYFSDSMDISEKSEEEIHFSVHTLGGEGDKAKDSIALSDSSKEVCETCYSTEPKEVSNLSETGKPQDEVIISDTASAKTAFQSEKDPVNLKEENVIGIGHLEHMKEDTSVEGKADKNINVEEINMGIEGDDQDEHEEGDSFQFDDEATVTLENSEVSGQFVEINESSSVFKSNDETEMQDKDREINLEKINDKGSSQQSNTETAYVATSPSKEESGTLPELMENDTNNTKPLPEVDNGDGELEELSQIESENKQDSGKQEQAKLNKKSKGKSKEECKLS
- the LOC120531004 gene encoding uncharacterized protein LOC120531004 isoform X8 produces the protein MGTQGTGRKRIPNRERLSGEDDALNQIAREAEARLAAKRAARAEAREIRMKELERQQKEIYQVQKKYYGLDNKWGDIEQWMEDSEKYSRRARRNTSASDDEERMSVGSRGSLRSDLDSAGAYGGVGLQKEKSMKKSSRSSRANSRNSDESKQSSRREQLLGNHYSSDLYNCSGLSSKPQTSTQNGSRPSEYSGFLGSSSRASSRASSARASPVSFEESDSVAGFLRCAASSSSVLHDLEDVTIPDFSYVEERPERDFVEKGSRSTSTLSAATLASLGGTSSRRGSGDTSISVDTEASIREIKDIHELKDQIQDVESKYMKGLKEVKDSLAEVEEKYRKAMVSNAQLDNEKTNLLFQVDTLKDSLIELEEQLAETRREYEEKSKQYERERHAHSVLQFQFSEMKKTLQQTEELLAEVRQLHLKQESYVREISDLQETIEWKDKKIGALERQKEYADAIRNERDELREEVVMLKDLLKKHGIVPGLEVTTNGEAGSIIIDGPAESETVTMEIQDSAQGSQSPDGVIGKREEVERVDDDKREIMPSPRSEGGTRDSSVDDREMKEESFNKKTQENLLKNEESSSVISITDKCYDLEDNQEEDQTKCFSPTCSETEDTFIKNSEFNPNDLTNDSLPSYVPNVIESTSLLNESSANEDRMRMHAVNVITGDGDKNYQDVLKSEIENIIDEPNTNEKLHKHELFKNVSGGSLQGAVNLNASPDTGLCENKLIQDSDEKSLKLLDKADQRVHLDRELRLEQECVSGEKVTTNEFSDSFQNVGQSVHLCGSNSSVGHIQNKNNSDVSEGRNIDSKEFFQNKTENLSSLDPNLNITLDECRNIGQECGKEGVLLLEGPLVSVCFEDLRGSENSVDRFTEDRSSKNQSQGADSIESEALKLNNTVENIVVKVCLEDKTTLKADNAILPSNDDRNNFSDNLAVESDVKYNNDLSNVVKTVATENEDKRLLEQADLTLSIAEDKVNTMCETKQIICFLEEPKVKELVENRENLAETEKSHQIFLEVSEKIVKEIITAVCNEFVMEIKDYKAAGDPNQCKEINAKNGKANRETHQEKSAYSEVTMQECDDQEDGAQAMKETISCKTNLVIVTNNEEAENQQTILEDDYLQSSEEGDKNNAKDNNQMSPNCEQASPVSYSSEVKVNEDIVCDSYDPGIVDDSQSNLQLEGFENQATSDLKLRAVVKDAILISVSGPTEKKDHTEDGIPSKQSEIKKDEFQNCEDLNIPVACGYVQEQKNSSEDLKDDAENVSVMTKTKHIAMEICDLASNLEEEKLSSEVNKKDEENIKEEPSVMKDKVIESNSINELLTKCTSKDVNLTLPDDVEDLKMPYRAEKENYGLYFQRYHSDQPPVNVDISQTNTIEEIVDVQSMNEQLKNKEVELSKIIDTSQDDCIAFGSSVEKEKQESELMTQQMFMYDTENKSDHQHLECHNLHESSDKCCLHNMSEQNQEVTVSHLKVINCESPVCNQALQSIEKLSLSENVSDLTVPAIVKVEASLSSFTDKYKQAPGHDVTLQTSNEEGESTESNNNINDLPIKWKLDSLSMEKESSIELQTECKIDTDESCKMDVQTFTNEENAKHQADDMNMQNNIKYGSIEDGVPDILPVYDSLENLEQNLIVMHHPAEEEKLDPESSNQLVQSGEKQELESKPSADMYKDYFSDSMDISEKSEEEIHFSVHTLGGEGDKAKDSIALSDSSKEVCETCYSTEPKEVSNLSETGKPQDEVIISDTASAKTAFQSEKDPVNLKEENVIGIGHLEHMKEDTSVEGKADKNINVEEINMGIEGDDQDEHEEGDSFQFDDEATVTLENSEVSGQFVEINESSSVFKSNDETEMQDKDREINLEKINDKGSSQQSNTETAYVATSPSKEESGTLPELMENDTNNTKPLPEVDNGDGELEELSQIESENKQDSGKQEQAKLNKKSKGKSKEECKLS